The following are encoded together in the Xanthobacter autotrophicus Py2 genome:
- a CDS encoding DNA topoisomerase type IA zn finger domain protein (PFAM: DNA topoisomerase type IA zn finger domain protein~KEGG: vfi:VF1465 superfamily I DNA and RNA helicases), translating into MPEPDPYPLAEERRLFYVALTRARRQVRICTLADAPSRFLIELARTGAVEIEAEEGVLSPCPKCGCGTMKRYDGQYGPFEACSTHPRCDFKRNISVESSRAGAPSNRVRIARPMSVGDYCPTCGDGSMVVRSGGAYQPFLACSGYPSCKTTAALDGGTEGGATRRQTLPG; encoded by the coding sequence ATGCCCGAACCCGACCCATATCCCCTGGCTGAGGAGCGCCGCCTTTTCTACGTCGCGCTCACGCGGGCTCGCCGTCAGGTTCGCATTTGCACCCTGGCCGATGCGCCGTCGCGCTTTCTGATCGAGCTAGCGAGAACCGGCGCAGTGGAGATCGAAGCGGAGGAAGGCGTTCTGAGCCCGTGCCCGAAGTGCGGCTGCGGCACCATGAAGCGGTACGACGGCCAATATGGCCCGTTCGAGGCATGCAGCACCCACCCTCGTTGTGATTTCAAGCGCAACATCTCGGTGGAAAGTTCCCGTGCGGGGGCACCGTCCAATCGGGTGAGGATCGCACGCCCGATGTCAGTTGGAGATTATTGTCCCACCTGTGGTGATGGATCGATGGTCGTTCGTTCCGGCGGAGCATATCAACCGTTCCTGGCTTGCTCGGGTTATCCTTCCTGCAAGACTACCGCTGCCCTTGACGGAGGCACTGAGGGTGGCGCAACTCGGAGGCAGACGTTGCCCGGTTGA
- a CDS encoding DNA repair protein RadC (PFAM: DNA repair protein RadC~KEGG: atc:AGR_C_2959 DNA repair protein RadC homolog) — MSAVHQRNSLRAPMIARDHHNSAPNADPQSRHHLWNHLEKMLAFQYDKASRRMMHNHPSGDPTPSRADIDMTRKIIDVAKPLGIEVHDHIIVGKDGHASLKGLRLI, encoded by the coding sequence TTGAGCGCCGTGCATCAAAGGAATTCACTGCGCGCGCCGATGATCGCTCGTGACCATCACAATAGCGCACCAAATGCCGATCCCCAATCCCGGCACCACCTCTGGAATCACTTAGAAAAAATGCTTGCATTTCAATATGATAAAGCAAGTCGTAGGATGATGCACAACCACCCCTCCGGGGACCCGACCCCGTCGCGCGCCGACATCGACATGACGCGCAAGATCATCGACGTGGCCAAGCCGCTGGGCATCGAGGTGCACGACCACATCATCGTCGGCAAGGACGGGCACGCCAGCCTGAAGGGGCTCAGGCTGATCTGA
- a CDS encoding conserved hypothetical protein (KEGG: rpd:RPD_2291 hypothetical protein) has protein sequence MESPVWIDGKKYWELPKAWFNDFVERALAKYSKVYVIQPYREQEKCSPTCQNAIGHECQCSCMGLYHGAGNDGSWFEVSDTFATRWADHELACRLMTAKP, from the coding sequence TTGGAAAGCCCGGTCTGGATTGACGGCAAGAAATACTGGGAATTGCCGAAAGCTTGGTTCAACGATTTCGTCGAACGGGCGTTGGCGAAGTACAGCAAGGTCTACGTTATTCAGCCTTACCGCGAGCAGGAGAAATGCTCCCCAACGTGTCAGAACGCTATCGGGCATGAGTGCCAATGTTCTTGCATGGGCCTCTATCACGGCGCCGGGAATGACGGCAGTTGGTTCGAGGTTTCCGACACCTTCGCGACGCGTTGGGCTGACCACGAGCTCGCCTGTCGACTCATGACCGCCAAGCCCTAA